The proteins below are encoded in one region of Micromonospora pisi:
- the mfd gene encoding transcription-repair coupling factor, giving the protein MLAGLLAAALGDPGLTRTRDLARGGFAQADGLDLTAPAALRPFVVAAVAAEADQGGAGRPVLAVTATTREADDLASALGSLLPAEQVAVFPAWETLPHERLSPRSDTVGRRLAVLRRLAHPGATGGTGPLRVVVAPVRSVLQPQLKGLGDLEPVRLTSHAEADLDAIAHRLADLAYTRVDLVTKRGEFAVRGGILDVFPPTDEHPSRVEFWGDEVEEIRTFAVADQRTIEQVDQLWAPPCRELLLTPEIRERAAALGQAHPELAEILEKLAEGIPVEGMESLAPALTDGTDSMETLLDCLPAGAHVLLFDPERIRTRAHDLVRTSEEFLAASWAAAAVGGQAPIDLGAAAFKTLGEVRATAATLGQPWWSIAPFGLVESTSATDDQPWLDPVEQTTVTPDDGISITLAAQPTALYHGETSRVVDDLTRWTADGWAVALVFEGHGPAQRAVEVLRDGGLGATPVETILRPPAPGDILVTCGSLNHGFLLDGASSTRLAVLTGNDITGGRGSSTRDMRKMPSRRRNTIDPLELKTGDYVVHEQHGIGRYIELVQRTVNGAEREYLVLEYASTKRGQPGDRLFVPTDQLDQLSRYVGGETPTLHKMGGSEWQKAKARARKAVREIAAQLIQLYAARKASKGHAYGPDTPWQRELEDAFPYTETPDQLSAIEEVKRDMEQSAPMDRLICGDVGYGKTEIAVRAAFKAVQDGKQVAVLVPTTLLAQQHYNTFAERMGQFPVQIKQLSRFQTPKEAEQTLAAAADGSADIVIGTHRLLAAATRFKSLGMVIVDEEQRFGVEHKEHLKTLRTAVDVLTMSATPIPRTLEMAITGIREMSTIATPPEERHPVLTFVGAYDDRQVAASIHRELLRDGQVFYLHNRVESIDRAARRIRELVPEARVAVAHGQMSEEALEKVMVGFWEKEYDVLVCTTIVESGIDIPNANTLIVERADLLGLAQLHQIRGRVGRGRERAYAYFLYPPEKPLTEHAHERLATIAQHTELGAGMYVAMKDLEIRGAGNLLGGEQSGHIEGVGFDLYVRMVGEAVQAFKGERPEEETDVKIDLPIDAHLPHDYVGVERLRLEMYRKLAEARDAARLDEVVAEMTDRYGEPPEAVKNLVAVARFRLLARSYGLTDVSVQGKHLRFSPLPLPDSKQLRLKRYHPDAVYKQVTDQVSVPRPSTRRIGGEPLRDQALLEWCGQLLSDVLGAPVLADR; this is encoded by the coding sequence ATGCTCGCCGGTCTGCTGGCTGCCGCCCTCGGCGACCCGGGCCTCACCCGCACCCGTGACCTGGCCCGGGGCGGTTTCGCACAGGCCGACGGGCTCGACCTGACCGCCCCGGCGGCGCTGCGCCCGTTCGTGGTGGCCGCCGTCGCCGCCGAGGCCGACCAGGGCGGCGCCGGTCGTCCCGTGCTCGCCGTCACCGCCACCACCCGCGAGGCCGACGACCTCGCCAGCGCGCTCGGCAGCCTGCTCCCCGCCGAGCAGGTGGCCGTGTTCCCAGCCTGGGAGACCCTGCCGCACGAACGGCTCTCGCCCCGCTCGGACACCGTCGGCCGCCGGCTCGCCGTGCTGCGCCGGCTCGCCCACCCCGGCGCCACGGGCGGCACCGGCCCACTGCGGGTGGTCGTCGCACCGGTCCGCTCGGTCCTGCAACCGCAGCTCAAGGGGCTCGGTGACCTGGAGCCCGTCCGGCTCACCAGCCACGCCGAAGCAGACCTCGACGCGATCGCGCACCGCCTGGCCGACCTGGCGTACACCCGGGTCGACCTGGTCACCAAGCGGGGCGAGTTCGCCGTCCGGGGCGGCATCCTCGACGTCTTCCCACCCACCGACGAACACCCCAGCCGGGTCGAGTTCTGGGGCGACGAGGTGGAGGAGATCCGTACCTTCGCCGTCGCCGACCAGCGCACCATCGAACAGGTCGACCAGCTATGGGCGCCGCCGTGCCGGGAACTCCTGCTCACCCCGGAGATCCGCGAGCGGGCCGCCGCGCTCGGCCAGGCCCACCCCGAACTCGCCGAGATCCTGGAGAAGCTCGCCGAGGGCATCCCGGTCGAGGGCATGGAGTCGCTCGCCCCGGCCCTCACCGACGGGACCGACAGCATGGAGACGCTGCTCGACTGCCTGCCGGCAGGCGCGCACGTGCTGCTCTTCGACCCCGAACGCATCCGTACCCGGGCGCATGACCTGGTCCGTACCTCGGAGGAGTTCCTCGCGGCCAGTTGGGCTGCGGCCGCCGTCGGCGGCCAGGCCCCGATCGACCTCGGCGCTGCCGCCTTCAAGACCCTGGGCGAGGTACGCGCGACCGCCGCGACCCTCGGCCAGCCCTGGTGGTCGATCGCCCCGTTCGGGCTGGTCGAGTCGACCAGCGCGACCGACGACCAGCCGTGGCTGGACCCGGTCGAGCAGACCACCGTCACCCCCGACGACGGAATCTCGATCACGCTCGCCGCCCAGCCGACCGCGCTCTACCACGGTGAGACCAGCCGGGTGGTCGACGACCTGACCCGCTGGACCGCCGACGGCTGGGCGGTGGCCCTGGTCTTCGAGGGGCACGGACCCGCGCAGCGGGCGGTCGAGGTGCTACGCGACGGCGGCCTCGGCGCGACCCCGGTCGAGACCATCCTGCGCCCCCCGGCACCCGGCGACATCCTGGTCACCTGCGGCTCGCTCAACCACGGCTTCCTGCTCGACGGGGCCAGCTCGACCAGGCTCGCCGTGCTCACCGGAAACGACATCACCGGCGGTCGCGGCTCCTCCACCCGGGACATGCGCAAGATGCCGAGCCGGCGGCGCAACACGATCGACCCGCTGGAGCTGAAGACCGGCGACTACGTGGTGCACGAGCAGCACGGCATCGGCCGCTACATCGAGCTGGTGCAACGTACGGTCAACGGCGCCGAACGCGAATACCTGGTCCTGGAATACGCCTCGACCAAGCGCGGACAGCCCGGTGACCGGCTCTTCGTCCCCACCGACCAGCTCGACCAACTCTCCCGGTACGTGGGCGGGGAGACGCCGACCCTGCACAAGATGGGCGGCAGCGAGTGGCAGAAGGCCAAGGCCCGGGCCCGCAAGGCGGTACGCGAGATCGCCGCCCAGCTCATCCAGCTCTACGCCGCCCGGAAGGCGTCGAAGGGGCACGCCTACGGCCCGGACACCCCCTGGCAGCGTGAGCTGGAGGACGCCTTCCCGTACACCGAGACGCCGGACCAGCTCTCGGCGATCGAGGAGGTCAAGCGGGACATGGAGCAGTCCGCCCCGATGGACCGGCTGATCTGCGGCGACGTCGGCTACGGCAAGACCGAGATCGCGGTCCGGGCGGCGTTCAAGGCGGTCCAGGACGGCAAGCAGGTCGCCGTGCTGGTGCCGACCACGCTCCTGGCCCAGCAGCACTACAACACCTTCGCCGAGCGGATGGGGCAGTTCCCGGTCCAGATCAAGCAGCTCTCCCGGTTCCAGACACCGAAGGAGGCCGAGCAGACCCTCGCCGCCGCCGCCGACGGCAGCGCCGACATCGTCATCGGCACCCACCGGCTGCTCGCCGCCGCCACCCGCTTCAAGTCGCTCGGCATGGTCATCGTCGACGAGGAACAGCGCTTCGGGGTCGAGCACAAGGAACATCTCAAGACGCTGCGGACCGCGGTCGACGTACTGACCATGTCGGCGACCCCGATCCCGCGAACCCTGGAGATGGCGATCACCGGCATCCGCGAGATGTCCACCATCGCCACCCCGCCGGAGGAGCGGCACCCGGTCCTCACCTTCGTCGGCGCGTACGACGACCGCCAGGTCGCCGCCTCCATCCACCGCGAACTGCTCCGCGACGGGCAGGTCTTCTACCTGCACAACCGGGTCGAGTCGATCGACCGGGCGGCCCGGCGCATCCGTGAACTGGTGCCCGAGGCGCGGGTCGCGGTGGCGCACGGCCAGATGAGCGAGGAAGCGCTGGAGAAGGTCATGGTCGGCTTCTGGGAGAAGGAGTACGACGTCCTGGTCTGCACCACGATCGTGGAGTCCGGCATCGACATCCCGAACGCCAACACCCTGATCGTCGAGCGGGCCGACCTGCTCGGCCTGGCCCAGCTGCACCAGATCCGGGGCCGGGTCGGCCGGGGTCGGGAGCGGGCGTACGCCTACTTCCTCTACCCGCCGGAGAAGCCGCTGACCGAGCACGCCCACGAACGGCTCGCCACCATCGCCCAGCACACCGAACTGGGCGCCGGCATGTACGTGGCGATGAAGGACCTGGAGATCCGGGGCGCGGGCAACCTGCTCGGCGGTGAGCAGTCCGGTCACATCGAGGGCGTCGGCTTCGACCTCTACGTCCGGATGGTCGGCGAGGCGGTCCAGGCGTTCAAGGGGGAGCGGCCGGAGGAGGAGACCGACGTCAAGATCGACCTGCCGATCGACGCGCACCTGCCACACGACTACGTCGGTGTGGAGCGGCTCCGGCTGGAGATGTACCGCAAGCTCGCCGAGGCCCGCGACGCGGCCCGCCTCGACGAGGTGGTCGCCGAGATGACCGACCGGTACGGCGAGCCGCCGGAGGCGGTGAAGAACCTGGTCGCGGTGGCCCGGTTCCGTCTGCTGGCCCGCTCGTACGGCCTGACCGACGTGTCGGTCCAGGGCAAACACCTGCGGTTCAGCCCACTGCCGCTGCCCGACTCCAAGCAGTTGCGGCTCAAGCGCTACCACCCGGACGCGGTCTACAAGCAGGTCACCGACCAGGTCAGCGTGCCCCGCCCGAGCACCCGCCGGATCGGCGGCGAACCGCTGCGCGACCAGGCCCTGTTGGAGTGGTGCGGGCAGCTCCTCTCCGACGTGCTCGGCGCGCCGGTGCTGGCCGACCGGTGA
- a CDS encoding nucleoside triphosphate pyrophosphohydrolase, with translation MTARVVLLVTSPRLPAGLLTAAAWDVVRQHPVLTGAESELATAVRVAGGSVTLSDAPVRDLLAAAGTDGTVVWLAGPAGDDQMARELGMRLAREPGLAELELMYGSWDPPGARLLDAVAVMDRLVSPGGDPWKRAQTHATLAQFLLEECYEAYDAISAGDLDALREELGDVLLQVVLHARLAEELPEGERWNVDDVAGGLVEKMIRRNPHVFADTAVGSIDEIITNWEQIKKAEKARDSVLDGIALAQPALSLAAKILQRAGRAGLDVPPPVPATMDAEARLGALLLDVVVQARADGLDPEAALRRAALAYADAVRAVETTAGSGSD, from the coding sequence ATGACCGCTCGAGTCGTACTGCTGGTCACCTCGCCCCGGCTGCCGGCCGGCCTGCTCACCGCGGCGGCCTGGGACGTGGTACGCCAGCACCCGGTGCTGACCGGTGCGGAGAGCGAGCTGGCCACGGCGGTTCGGGTGGCCGGTGGCAGCGTCACCCTCTCCGACGCGCCGGTGCGCGACCTGCTCGCCGCCGCCGGGACCGACGGCACCGTGGTCTGGCTGGCCGGCCCGGCCGGCGACGACCAGATGGCCCGTGAACTGGGCATGCGGCTGGCCCGCGAGCCCGGTCTCGCGGAACTGGAGCTGATGTACGGCTCCTGGGACCCGCCCGGCGCCCGGCTGCTCGACGCGGTGGCGGTGATGGACCGGCTGGTGTCGCCCGGTGGTGACCCGTGGAAGCGGGCCCAGACACACGCCACCCTCGCGCAGTTCCTGCTGGAGGAGTGCTACGAGGCGTACGACGCGATCTCCGCCGGTGACCTGGACGCGCTCCGCGAGGAGTTGGGCGACGTACTGCTCCAGGTCGTGCTGCACGCCCGGCTCGCCGAGGAACTGCCCGAAGGGGAGCGCTGGAACGTCGACGACGTGGCCGGCGGCCTGGTGGAGAAGATGATCCGCCGCAATCCGCACGTCTTCGCGGACACCGCCGTCGGTTCGATCGACGAGATCATCACCAACTGGGAGCAGATCAAGAAGGCGGAGAAGGCCCGCGACTCGGTGCTGGACGGAATCGCGCTCGCCCAGCCGGCCCTCTCGCTCGCCGCGAAGATCCTGCAACGGGCCGGTCGTGCCGGGCTCGACGTGCCGCCGCCGGTCCCGGCCACCATGGACGCCGAAGCCCGCCTCGGTGCCCTGTTGCTGGACGTGGTGGTCCAGGCCCGCGCCGACGGGCTCGACCCCGAGGCGGCACTACGTCGGGCCGCGCTCGCCTACGCCGACGCGGTACGCGCCGTCGAGACAACCGCCGGCTCCGGTTCGGACTGA
- a CDS encoding DMT family transporter, producing the protein MKISNVGAVLLCVTGMVIVGSSVSISQLILDYPALTGQAARYALAAVVLFAIARRWPRFGLESAPSTGTPTRRPADRAPGPTGGWPTRREWLILTVLAAIGLAAFNAFILIALPHAEPALVGTFIGAAPLGLALLGPLLRGGRPTVRLIGAAGVVVAGTALVQGTGRADAIGVLASLGALAGEIAFSLLAAAVLPRLGPVRVAAYSCALAVPLLLVAALVGGEPARWRAPTGVETATYAYLAALMTVVAFVAWFTGLRRLGVERAGILVGVMPVATLVTAAVQAGRPPTLGSSLGVLVVVLGLTLGLSARPHGERPARPEPAADQSEPEPAVVSTARTASA; encoded by the coding sequence GTGAAGATTTCGAACGTCGGGGCGGTCCTGCTCTGCGTCACCGGCATGGTGATCGTCGGCAGCTCCGTCTCGATCAGCCAGCTGATCCTCGACTACCCGGCGTTGACCGGCCAGGCCGCCCGGTACGCGCTGGCCGCCGTCGTACTCTTCGCCATCGCCCGTCGCTGGCCCCGGTTCGGCCTGGAGTCCGCCCCGTCGACCGGCACGCCGACCCGGCGCCCGGCGGACCGGGCGCCCGGACCCACGGGCGGCTGGCCGACCCGGCGTGAGTGGCTCATCCTGACCGTGCTGGCGGCGATCGGCCTGGCCGCGTTCAACGCGTTCATCCTGATCGCGCTGCCGCACGCCGAACCCGCCCTGGTCGGCACGTTCATCGGCGCCGCACCGCTCGGACTCGCCCTGCTCGGGCCACTGCTGCGCGGCGGTCGACCGACCGTACGGCTGATCGGCGCGGCCGGCGTCGTCGTCGCCGGTACGGCACTGGTGCAGGGGACCGGCCGGGCGGACGCGATCGGCGTACTCGCCTCGCTCGGGGCGCTGGCCGGGGAGATCGCCTTCTCCCTGCTGGCCGCCGCCGTGCTGCCCCGCCTCGGGCCGGTACGGGTAGCCGCCTACAGTTGCGCGCTCGCCGTACCGCTGCTGCTGGTGGCGGCGCTCGTGGGCGGCGAACCGGCCCGGTGGCGGGCGCCCACCGGCGTCGAGACGGCGACCTACGCCTATCTCGCGGCGCTGATGACGGTGGTCGCCTTCGTGGCCTGGTTCACCGGGCTGCGCCGGTTGGGGGTGGAACGGGCCGGCATCCTGGTCGGGGTGATGCCGGTGGCCACCCTGGTTACCGCCGCGGTGCAGGCCGGGCGTCCGCCCACCCTCGGTTCGAGCCTCGGTGTGCTGGTGGTCGTGCTCGGCCTGACCCTGGGTCTGAGCGCCCGCCCGCACGGCGAGCGGCCCGCACGACCGGAGCCGGCGGCGGATCAGTCCGAACCGGAGCCGGCGGTTGTCTCGACGGCGCGTACCGCGTCGGCGTAG
- a CDS encoding PLP-dependent aminotransferase family protein, translated as MTALETLVELDRGRPGLADQLTVALREAIVQGRLVPGTRLPSSRNLAADLRLSRGVVVEAYEQLVAEGRLVARPGSGTVVAPTSAPTGGSAGPAADGGPTEWASGHGWTGVRTTVAPSGLRSGVPDLAMFPRALWRRAYERALHQARDADLDYGDPAGAPRLRRELAGYLGRVRAARVDPTDLVVTTGAAQAVSLIAAALRARAATEIGIEEPGSAGIREHLLAQGLRLVPVPVDAEGLDVAALGRTRLPAVLTTPAHQYPTGVVLAPRRRAALLDWARRTGGLVVEDDYDAEFRYDRDPVGCLQGLAPDLVAHIGSASKALAPAMRLGWLAVPPSWRAEVAAAKSAADIGGPVLEQLAFAELLASGGYDRHLRRSRQAHRTRRDALTAALRRYLPTARISGVAAGLHLVVELPDGVDDERLGRAAQRVGLAPVPLSRLRLTRHGPPGLVLGYAANTPAELTRAVRVLASLIAPPPEPVPTPESVPSPSGPDRSR; from the coding sequence TTGACCGCCCTGGAAACGCTCGTCGAGCTGGACCGTGGTCGGCCCGGCCTCGCCGACCAGCTCACGGTCGCGCTCCGGGAGGCGATCGTGCAGGGGCGCCTGGTACCCGGCACCCGGTTGCCGTCCAGCCGGAATCTCGCCGCCGACCTGCGACTCTCCCGTGGCGTGGTGGTCGAGGCGTACGAGCAGCTTGTTGCCGAGGGGCGCCTGGTGGCCCGGCCGGGGTCGGGAACCGTGGTCGCCCCGACCAGCGCCCCCACCGGCGGGAGCGCCGGCCCGGCGGCCGACGGGGGACCGACCGAGTGGGCGTCCGGGCACGGCTGGACCGGTGTGCGCACCACGGTCGCGCCCAGCGGACTGCGGTCCGGGGTGCCGGACCTGGCGATGTTTCCCCGCGCGTTGTGGCGGCGGGCGTACGAGCGGGCGCTGCACCAGGCCCGCGACGCCGACCTCGACTACGGCGACCCGGCCGGCGCACCCCGGCTCCGTCGCGAACTCGCCGGCTACCTCGGCCGGGTCCGGGCCGCTCGGGTCGACCCGACCGATCTCGTGGTGACCACCGGGGCAGCCCAGGCGGTCTCGCTGATCGCCGCCGCGCTCCGGGCCCGTGCGGCGACCGAGATCGGGATCGAGGAGCCGGGCAGCGCCGGCATCCGGGAGCATCTCCTGGCGCAGGGACTACGTCTGGTGCCGGTGCCGGTCGACGCCGAGGGGCTGGACGTCGCGGCGCTCGGCCGTACCCGGCTGCCGGCGGTGCTGACCACCCCGGCACACCAGTACCCGACCGGGGTCGTCCTCGCCCCGCGCCGCCGGGCCGCCCTGCTCGACTGGGCGCGCCGTACCGGTGGCCTCGTCGTCGAGGACGACTACGACGCCGAGTTCCGCTACGACCGTGACCCGGTCGGCTGCCTCCAGGGCCTCGCCCCGGACCTGGTGGCACACATCGGGTCGGCCAGCAAGGCACTCGCCCCGGCGATGCGACTCGGCTGGCTCGCCGTACCGCCGTCCTGGCGGGCGGAGGTGGCCGCGGCCAAGTCGGCGGCCGACATCGGCGGACCGGTGCTGGAACAGCTCGCCTTCGCCGAACTGCTGGCCAGCGGCGGTTACGACCGACACCTGCGTCGCTCCCGCCAGGCGCACCGCACGCGCCGGGACGCACTCACCGCCGCGCTGCGGCGGTACCTGCCGACCGCCAGGATCTCCGGCGTCGCCGCCGGGCTGCACCTGGTGGTGGAACTGCCCGACGGGGTGGACGACGAGCGGTTGGGTCGGGCGGCTCAACGGGTCGGGCTGGCGCCGGTGCCGCTCTCCCGACTCCGGCTGACCCGGCACGGTCCGCCCGGTCTCGTGCTCGGTTACGCCGCGAACACCCCCGCCGAACTGACCCGGGCGGTGCGGGTCCTGGCCAGCCTGATCGCCCCTCCGCCCGAGCCGGTCCCCACGCCCGAGTCGGTGCCCTCGCCGTCCGGGCCCGACCGGAGTCGCTAG
- a CDS encoding DUF885 domain-containing protein, translated as MSSFVPIAERIVDALLESSPELASSAGDHRVDDRLPDLSDAGVKAQVAMLRDAAGALSQVDEGVLDPAEQVDHDLLRALVERELFELSELRTHEWNPLRHNPGPLLHALIARPYAPAEVRLTSLVGRLADVPDALATARALLGDMPRIHAETAIGQFGGTAALVRAELPALLAEAPGLRDRVEPVARNAARALDEFTEWLRAGLRDDSGPGRDPRLGRRRFEARLWHTLDTELSAGQVFARAQANLERVTDEIRAAAAELVGGPANDETVRQALGRLGGEHPDNHTIVELARTTLTESTDFVRAHDLVSLVDDPCVIQEMPEFARGVAVAYCDPPGPLETADVPTFYCIAPTPADWSAQRVESFYREYNDHMIRNLTVHEAMPGHFLQLAHARRYRGSTRVRALDYSGPFVEGWAVYAEELMADAGFGGLPIRLQQLKMQLRMTINALLDQLVHCDELPESEGMALMTGRGFQEEGEAAGKWRRALLTSTQLSTYFVGYTEVAEIAAARPSGRSPRQWHDAMLAHGSPPPRHLRTLLGV; from the coding sequence ATGTCGTCTTTCGTCCCCATCGCCGAACGGATCGTCGACGCGCTGCTGGAAAGCAGCCCCGAGTTGGCCTCCTCGGCCGGCGACCACCGCGTCGACGATCGGCTGCCGGATCTCTCCGACGCCGGGGTCAAGGCGCAGGTGGCGATGCTGCGGGACGCCGCCGGTGCCCTCTCCCAGGTGGACGAAGGCGTGCTCGACCCGGCCGAGCAGGTGGACCACGACCTGCTCCGAGCCCTGGTCGAGCGGGAACTCTTCGAGCTCTCCGAACTGCGCACGCACGAGTGGAACCCGTTGCGGCACAACCCGGGGCCGCTGCTGCACGCACTGATCGCCCGCCCGTACGCACCGGCGGAGGTGCGGCTCACCAGCCTCGTCGGCCGGCTCGCCGACGTACCGGACGCACTCGCCACCGCGCGTGCCCTGCTCGGCGACATGCCGCGGATCCACGCCGAGACGGCGATCGGGCAGTTCGGCGGCACTGCCGCGCTGGTCCGCGCCGAACTGCCGGCGCTGCTCGCCGAGGCGCCCGGTCTGCGGGACCGGGTCGAACCGGTGGCCCGGAACGCCGCCCGCGCCCTCGACGAGTTCACCGAGTGGCTCCGCGCCGGGCTGCGCGACGACTCCGGGCCGGGACGGGACCCCCGGCTCGGACGCCGACGCTTCGAGGCGCGGCTCTGGCACACCCTGGACACCGAGCTCTCCGCCGGGCAGGTCTTCGCCCGCGCGCAGGCGAACCTGGAACGGGTCACCGACGAGATCCGGGCAGCCGCCGCCGAGCTGGTCGGCGGCCCGGCGAACGACGAGACCGTACGGCAGGCGCTCGGCCGGCTCGGCGGCGAGCACCCGGACAACCACACCATCGTGGAGCTGGCCCGCACCACGCTCACCGAGTCGACCGACTTCGTCCGCGCGCACGACCTGGTCAGCCTGGTCGACGACCCGTGCGTGATCCAGGAGATGCCGGAGTTCGCCCGTGGGGTGGCGGTCGCCTACTGCGACCCGCCCGGCCCGCTGGAGACCGCGGACGTGCCGACGTTCTACTGCATCGCGCCGACCCCGGCGGACTGGTCAGCCCAGCGGGTCGAATCGTTCTACCGCGAGTACAACGACCACATGATCCGCAACCTGACCGTGCACGAGGCGATGCCGGGCCACTTCCTGCAACTGGCCCACGCCCGCCGCTACCGGGGCAGCACCCGGGTCCGGGCGCTCGACTACTCCGGCCCGTTTGTCGAGGGGTGGGCGGTCTACGCCGAGGAGCTGATGGCGGACGCCGGCTTCGGCGGCCTGCCGATCCGGTTGCAGCAGCTCAAGATGCAGCTTCGGATGACCATCAACGCGCTGCTCGACCAGTTGGTGCACTGCGACGAGCTGCCCGAGTCCGAGGGCATGGCGCTGATGACCGGCCGGGGTTTCCAGGAGGAGGGCGAGGCGGCGGGGAAGTGGCGCCGGGCGCTGCTCACCTCGACCCAGCTCTCCACCTACTTCGTCGGCTACACGGAGGTCGCGGAGATCGCCGCCGCCCGTCCGTCGGGTCGGTCACCGAGGCAGTGGCACGACGCCATGCTCGCCCACGGCTCCCCGCCGCCGCGCCACCTCCGTACGCTGCTCGGCGTCTAG
- the nudC gene encoding NAD(+) diphosphatase, which yields MNLDLPPTIHPVFLPGAAADVPAEPTDHCLVVADGKLLVRPDGELPRVADLPAEPGPPGRSDRPGLVPLGTLDGVPVWAAAREKADATLGNWLGWRELAAGLPEPLAALAGRALQVVTWRRSHRYCGACTAELADVPGEHARRCPDCQLYVPMQLSPAVLVAIRRPGPPGAAEQLLLVRHSYGPTEVWALVAGFVEAGETLEQAVHREVAEEVGLRVDRLTYFGSQPWAMSGPGVVLAGFTAYCPDPAAEPVVDGRELTQARWFPLDALPKALPPTYSISRWLVESVRAPATT from the coding sequence GTGAACCTCGACCTGCCGCCGACGATCCACCCGGTCTTCCTTCCCGGCGCGGCGGCCGACGTACCGGCGGAACCTACCGACCACTGTCTGGTGGTGGCCGACGGCAAGCTGCTGGTCCGACCCGACGGCGAACTTCCCCGGGTCGCCGACCTGCCCGCCGAGCCAGGGCCACCCGGCCGGTCCGACCGACCAGGGCTGGTTCCGCTCGGCACCCTCGACGGGGTGCCGGTCTGGGCGGCGGCGCGGGAGAAGGCCGACGCCACACTCGGCAACTGGCTCGGCTGGCGGGAATTGGCCGCCGGGCTCCCCGAGCCGCTCGCCGCCCTCGCCGGACGGGCACTACAGGTGGTGACCTGGCGGCGCAGCCACCGCTACTGCGGGGCCTGCACGGCGGAGCTGGCCGACGTGCCCGGCGAGCACGCCCGGCGCTGCCCCGACTGCCAGCTCTACGTGCCGATGCAGCTCTCCCCGGCGGTGCTGGTGGCGATCCGCCGCCCCGGTCCGCCCGGTGCGGCCGAGCAGCTCCTGCTGGTGCGCCACTCGTACGGGCCGACCGAGGTGTGGGCACTGGTCGCCGGCTTCGTCGAGGCGGGCGAGACGCTGGAACAGGCGGTGCACCGGGAGGTCGCCGAGGAGGTGGGGCTCCGGGTCGACCGGCTGACCTACTTCGGCAGCCAGCCCTGGGCGATGTCCGGCCCCGGCGTGGTGCTCGCCGGGTTCACCGCGTACTGCCCGGATCCGGCGGCCGAGCCGGTGGTCGACGGTCGGGAGCTGACCCAGGCCCGCTGGTTCCCGCTCGACGCGCTGCCGAAGGCGCTGCCGCCGACGTACTCGATCTCCCGGTGGCTGGTCGAGTCGGTCCGGGCGCCGGCCACGACCTAG
- the eno gene encoding phosphopyruvate hydratase, with amino-acid sequence MATIEGIVAREILDSRGNPTIEVEIGLDDGTTARAAVPSGASTGAFEAIELRDGDADRYQGKGVETAVANIEDRIVDQLIGYEASEQRLIDQKMLDIDGTADKSGLGANAILGVSLAVAKAAASSAELSLFRYLGGPNAHLLPVPMMNILNGGAHADSNVDVQEFMIAPIGAPTFREALRSGAEVYHALKSVLKKRGLSTGLGDEGGFAPDLPTNAAALDLIAEAVEKAGYRLGRDIVFALDVAATEFFSDGVYTFEQTKKSADEMAAYYTKLADEYPIVSIEDPLSEDDWSGWASLTSALGDRVQIVGDDLFVTNPQRIARGIAESSANAVLVKVNQIGSLTETLDAVDLAHRAGFRCMMSHRSGETEDTTIADLAVATGCGQIKTGAPARSDRVAKYNQLLRIEEELADAARYAGAGAFPRYRSA; translated from the coding sequence GTGGCCACCATCGAGGGAATCGTCGCCCGGGAGATTCTCGACTCGCGCGGCAACCCGACCATCGAGGTCGAGATCGGGCTGGACGACGGTACGACCGCCCGCGCGGCAGTGCCGTCGGGCGCCTCCACCGGCGCTTTCGAGGCGATCGAGCTGCGCGACGGCGACGCCGACCGTTACCAGGGCAAGGGTGTCGAGACCGCGGTCGCGAACATCGAGGACCGGATCGTCGACCAGCTCATCGGCTACGAGGCCAGCGAGCAGCGGCTGATCGACCAGAAGATGCTCGACATCGACGGCACCGCCGACAAGTCCGGCCTCGGCGCGAACGCGATCCTCGGCGTCTCGCTGGCGGTGGCGAAGGCGGCGGCGAGCAGCGCCGAGCTGAGCCTCTTCCGCTACCTGGGCGGCCCGAACGCGCACCTGCTGCCGGTGCCGATGATGAACATCCTCAACGGTGGGGCGCACGCGGACTCCAACGTCGACGTGCAGGAGTTCATGATCGCCCCGATCGGCGCGCCGACCTTCCGTGAGGCGCTCCGTTCCGGTGCCGAGGTGTACCACGCGCTCAAGTCCGTACTGAAGAAGCGTGGTCTCTCCACCGGCCTCGGTGACGAGGGCGGCTTCGCCCCGGACCTGCCGACCAACGCCGCCGCCCTGGACCTGATCGCCGAGGCGGTCGAGAAGGCCGGCTACCGGCTGGGTCGGGACATCGTGTTCGCGCTCGACGTGGCCGCGACCGAGTTCTTCTCCGACGGTGTCTACACCTTCGAGCAGACCAAGAAGTCGGCCGACGAGATGGCCGCCTACTACACCAAGCTCGCCGACGAGTACCCGATCGTGTCGATCGAGGACCCGCTCTCCGAGGACGACTGGTCCGGCTGGGCGAGCCTGACCTCGGCGCTCGGCGACCGGGTCCAGATCGTCGGCGACGACCTGTTCGTGACCAACCCGCAGCGGATCGCCCGGGGCATCGCGGAGAGTTCGGCGAACGCCGTCCTGGTGAAGGTGAACCAGATCGGTTCGCTGACCGAGACCCTGGACGCGGTGGACCTGGCGCACCGGGCCGGGTTCCGCTGCATGATGAGCCACCGTTCCGGCGAGACCGAGGACACCACCATCGCCGACCTGGCGGTGGCGACCGGGTGCGGCCAGATCAAGACCGGCGCCCCGGCCCGTTCGGACCGGGTGGCCAAGTACAACCAGCTGCTCCGGATCGAGGAGGAGCTGGCGGACGCGGCGCGCTACGCCGGGGCCGGCGCGTTCCCGCGTTACCGTTCTGCCTGA